From one Suicoccus acidiformans genomic stretch:
- a CDS encoding sensor histidine kinase, whose translation MKFQKLQKYLLENKFINLLIVSLIHFATIILSVYNFKTYVTEHAYYSNRIGLLIISLLFMFAYLTFIISDEKESNLFYIGWLFVIIAVGTVFIISANPYGLVFVALLYWALFESTMHIVFRGKTEFMSKYNRFINILTVVVCVLCLMIPLEPPFLDNIFSLYLNYRIIMGASFLLVSLIYRKHIRTLLKQQRIELGILICLNLFDMLIVIFGTEFFPILDSPKFENISDVMYPTSIVLFLQARIVSGVFKRKFTAFQRRFQLALSLLGIGLFLVLIVVGAVVKWEAVEVFVVFNLLLWAFSFAVTIMRGLIESAIINDDFSLLKPINALELVVNSNDEKDEFSDFLHNEVLQDIVVIKNLNEFSDQVDVKDKIDKSADNLIRIIRNRLDKYSDGYSDRLSVRENYENLVYTVCDRLDSDKRIMFELVGNSNILLAPYDRLIYRILEELATNAVKYASKNDIEIIISIDNNLVEITASNSYSQNTISKSTKKGQSLLEAKVALLGGSFQVETINNKYNVLIELLIDKEVANEYFINR comes from the coding sequence ATGAAATTTCAAAAACTACAAAAATACTTATTAGAAAATAAATTTATTAACTTATTAATTGTTAGTCTAATTCACTTTGCGACAATTATCCTAAGTGTATATAACTTTAAAACTTATGTTACTGAACATGCTTATTATTCTAATAGAATAGGGCTATTAATAATAAGCTTGTTATTTATGTTTGCATATTTGACTTTTATAATAAGTGATGAAAAGGAAAGTAATTTATTCTATATTGGTTGGTTATTTGTAATTATCGCGGTGGGGACGGTCTTTATCATTTCTGCCAATCCTTACGGTTTAGTTTTTGTTGCCTTACTTTATTGGGCGTTATTTGAATCAACTATGCATATTGTATTTCGCGGTAAGACTGAATTTATGAGTAAATATAATAGATTTATTAATATATTAACAGTTGTAGTTTGTGTGTTATGTTTAATGATTCCATTAGAGCCACCATTTCTAGATAATATATTTTCTCTATATTTAAATTATCGAATTATAATGGGAGCTTCTTTTTTACTAGTTAGTCTAATATATCGAAAACACATAAGAACTTTACTTAAACAGCAGAGAATAGAGTTAGGGATACTGATCTGTTTGAATTTATTTGATATGTTGATAGTTATTTTTGGGACCGAATTTTTCCCTATTTTAGACTCGCCTAAGTTTGAGAATATCTCTGATGTTATGTATCCTACTTCAATTGTTTTATTCTTACAAGCACGAATTGTAAGTGGGGTATTTAAGCGTAAATTCACAGCTTTTCAAAGGCGTTTTCAATTAGCTTTAAGCTTATTAGGTATAGGCTTATTTCTAGTTTTAATTGTAGTTGGAGCTGTTGTAAAGTGGGAAGCGGTTGAGGTTTTTGTTGTGTTTAATCTTTTACTGTGGGCTTTTTCTTTTGCAGTTACTATAATGAGAGGCTTAATTGAGAGTGCTATTATAAATGATGATTTCTCGCTTCTAAAGCCGATTAATGCGCTTGAATTAGTTGTAAATAGTAATGATGAAAAGGATGAATTTTCAGATTTTCTACATAACGAGGTTCTGCAAGATATAGTTGTAATCAAGAATTTAAATGAATTCTCTGATCAAGTTGATGTAAAAGATAAGATTGATAAATCAGCCGATAATCTTATAAGAATAATAAGAAATAGGCTAGATAAATATAGTGATGGGTATTCTGATAGACTAAGCGTAAGGGAGAACTACGAGAATTTAGTATATACAGTTTGTGATAGGCTTGATTCTGATAAGCGTATTATGTTCGAGCTTGTAGGTAATAGTAATATTTTACTAGCTCCATATGACCGCTTAATCTACCGCATACTAGAAGAACTAGCAACTAATGCTGTAAAATATGCAAGTAAAAATGATATTGAAATAATTATATCAATAGATAATAACCTAGTAGAAATTACAGCAAGTAATTCCTATAGTCAAAATACTATATCAAAAAGTACTAAAAAAGGGCAGAGTCTACTAGAGGCAAAAGTTGCATTACTAGGTGGAAGTTTTCAAGTTGAGACCATAAATAATAAATATAATGTATTGATTGAACTGCTGATTGACAAGGAGGTTGCTAATGAATATTTTATTAATCGATGA
- a CDS encoding ABC transporter permease: protein MHLRLAYKNVKRNRSTYLVYFMTLTIIYGLIYSFTGVLKHPMFNELSGAQDLINRILNQYMPLASAFVLILLALLVLYVSDFVMRRRQRELGLYSSLGMRNSKIGAILSYETGLVNCLALISGLLLGQVFSAGLTLLAKKLFSIEYDKTLFYFSGETVLQVFWVFVGVVLVSAFLTWRKLRKIRIISFLSDRDEESVIIANSGRLDGILFTVSIVLLLLVLFFVRSDNLKVIIKDHGTKVLFALIVAVLLFYYSLSHALINLSKKNKKFYYKGYNTLTLRQVSRNLGKNIQAMALLSLSLGVSIILALASESSLKATNKAIDGAGPYDFMVIQNLVDDLGQRYESADIKQVLIEEGLTAEELGNGEQLTAYEADIVYEDIIDCSDLIRADEGLGQKPVEVIKVSDYNKAMRLQGSEEVHLGSNEFMINCNHEGTEKQAKDFLKNKGELTLAGVKLTASENAYRDSTFTIIPPGGNDRGTLIVNDEICEMLPSTSNIYITKFTGDVDVTALSEKLNDLEEEHAAHLGETGLWWEYMSYSKKELSDVTYGFNGVIVFIMLYLDIVIIIISLSILSIQSTSEITEQADDFSVLKSLGTTPKQAGKLVSRQILMYFIAPMILAIPFAYVGTNLVIRLLEEQMKLIIPIKWTALSLVILLLIVYIVITNSLAKRTLKSEMSKRI, encoded by the coding sequence GTGCATTTACGATTAGCTTATAAAAACGTAAAAAGAAACCGCAGTACCTATCTTGTTTATTTTATGACCTTAACTATTATATATGGTTTAATATATTCTTTTACTGGTGTTTTAAAACACCCAATGTTTAATGAATTAAGTGGGGCACAAGATTTAATTAATAGAATATTGAATCAATATATGCCACTTGCTTCAGCTTTTGTACTTATATTGCTAGCTTTATTAGTACTATATGTATCAGATTTCGTAATGAGAAGAAGGCAACGCGAGTTAGGCTTATATTCATCGCTTGGTATGAGAAATTCAAAAATTGGTGCGATTCTATCTTATGAAACTGGCTTAGTAAATTGCTTGGCTCTTATATCAGGTTTATTATTAGGACAAGTTTTCTCAGCGGGTCTAACACTTCTAGCTAAGAAATTATTTAGTATAGAATACGATAAAACTTTATTTTATTTCTCAGGTGAAACAGTATTACAAGTATTTTGGGTATTTGTTGGGGTTGTATTAGTTAGTGCATTTCTAACTTGGAGAAAGCTTAGAAAGATAAGAATCATAAGCTTCTTATCAGACCGAGATGAAGAGTCAGTTATTATAGCAAACTCAGGTCGTTTAGATGGGATCTTATTTACTGTATCAATTGTTCTATTATTACTAGTATTGTTCTTTGTAAGAAGTGATAATTTAAAAGTAATAATCAAAGACCATGGTACAAAAGTTTTATTTGCTTTAATAGTAGCGGTATTATTATTCTACTACTCATTATCGCATGCTTTAATAAACTTATCCAAGAAGAATAAAAAATTCTATTATAAAGGCTATAATACCTTAACTCTTAGACAGGTATCTAGAAACTTAGGTAAAAATATTCAAGCGATGGCACTACTTTCTCTATCGCTTGGAGTATCAATTATACTAGCTTTAGCATCTGAAAGTAGTTTAAAAGCAACTAATAAAGCAATTGATGGTGCAGGACCTTATGATTTTATGGTTATTCAAAATCTAGTTGATGATTTAGGACAAAGATACGAAAGTGCTGATATAAAACAAGTTCTTATAGAAGAAGGTCTTACTGCTGAAGAACTAGGAAACGGCGAACAGTTAACTGCTTATGAAGCAGATATAGTATATGAAGATATTATTGATTGTAGTGATCTTATAAGAGCTGATGAAGGCTTGGGTCAAAAGCCAGTAGAGGTAATTAAAGTATCTGACTACAATAAAGCAATGCGTTTACAAGGTAGTGAAGAAGTTCATTTAGGATCAAACGAATTTATGATTAATTGTAACCACGAAGGAACTGAAAAACAAGCCAAAGATTTCTTGAAAAATAAAGGCGAACTTACCTTGGCTGGTGTTAAATTAACAGCTAGTGAAAATGCTTATAGAGATTCAACCTTTACAATAATTCCACCAGGGGGAAATGATAGAGGTACTCTTATTGTAAATGATGAAATCTGTGAGATGTTACCATCTACAAGTAATATATATATTACTAAATTTACAGGTGACGTTGATGTTACAGCCTTATCAGAAAAGCTAAATGATTTAGAAGAAGAACATGCAGCTCATTTAGGTGAAACTGGTTTATGGTGGGAATATATGAGTTACAGTAAGAAGGAACTTTCTGATGTAACTTATGGCTTTAACGGTGTCATAGTCTTTATAATGTTATATCTAGATATTGTAATTATCATAATATCACTAAGTATCCTATCAATTCAATCAACTAGTGAAATAACTGAACAAGCAGATGACTTTTCTGTACTTAAATCCCTTGGTACAACACCTAAACAAGCTGGGAAGTTGGTATCTAGACAGATTCTTATGTACTTTATAGCTCCAATGATACTAGCTATACCATTTGCTTATGTTGGAACTAATTTGGTTATAAGGCTTCTAGAAGAGCAGATGAAGTTGATTATTCCTATTAAGTGGACAGCGTTATCGCTAGTTATATTATTATTAATTGTTTATATAGTAATAACAAACAGCCTAGCTAAGCGCACACTAAAGTCAGAAATGTCAAAAAGAATATAA
- a CDS encoding ABC transporter ATP-binding protein, which produces MRRRTNELLLVANNISKNYQQGDKELQVLSNIDLQVNRGDFLIIMGSSGSGKTTLLNCLSMIEPPSHGRVLFAGADLTAMSDNELADFRAEHISYIFQSYNLVSSLTVYENIILPLQIRGEDVREKEHSIRKLMDRLNILEYIDAFPDQLSGGQKQRVATVRAIISGTDILIADEPTGALDSANSDNLMEFFVELNANFNTTIIMVTHDPLAARYGDRVIFLKDGVIGREIIRLNGQSPKSYLDEIYDHVQASEV; this is translated from the coding sequence ATGAGAAGAAGAACAAATGAATTACTTTTAGTTGCAAATAATATTTCTAAGAATTATCAACAAGGCGATAAAGAACTACAAGTTCTATCTAATATCGATTTACAGGTGAATCGTGGAGATTTCTTAATTATTATGGGTTCTAGTGGTAGTGGTAAGACTACTTTACTAAACTGCTTATCAATGATAGAACCGCCTAGTCATGGACGAGTTCTATTTGCAGGAGCAGATCTAACAGCAATGTCTGATAATGAATTAGCAGACTTTAGAGCAGAACATATTTCTTATATTTTCCAGTCATATAACTTAGTTAGTAGTTTGACTGTTTATGAAAATATTATCCTACCACTTCAGATTAGAGGAGAAGATGTTAGAGAAAAAGAGCATTCAATAAGAAAACTTATGGATAGGCTAAATATCCTAGAATATATTGATGCCTTTCCTGATCAATTATCAGGTGGTCAAAAACAAAGAGTTGCAACGGTTAGAGCTATTATCAGTGGTACTGATATCTTAATTGCTGATGAGCCAACTGGGGCACTTGATTCTGCTAACTCTGATAATTTGATGGAGTTTTTTGTAGAATTAAATGCTAACTTTAATACTACAATTATTATGGTAACTCACGATCCACTAGCAGCTAGATATGGTGATAGGGTTATTTTCTTAAAAGACGGAGTTATTGGTAGAGAAATAATTCGTTTGAATGGCCAATCACCTAAATCATATCTAGATGAAATTTATGATCATGTTCAAGCAAGTGAGGTGTAA
- a CDS encoding ABC transporter substrate-binding protein has translation MKKFIKVAAAALALAGAVMPATAPIASAQDKVQIEYWHPNADTQGGQAVNQLVEEFNASQDEVEVRAVYNEGMYQGLMQNLQTQAAAGNTPALVQIGWSYREYFANNFAFTQPQDIIVASFPDDANYLTDKFEDNIFALATSNEGSQVGLPYSLSVPVLYLNMDILNEAGVDAESLTTWEAVREAANQIVENTDYEGLYIAEHADNWNIQAMIESNGSQILKDGQAAFADEQGQATYQFYQDMVNEGSALHVPNDQGQQAFISGEVGMAHMTIAQRTNVTSNGQFEAVAVESPAFEGHEQKLPAGGSMLVVTAQEPEQQEAAMKFIKYLYEPNNVALWSEGTGYVPATKDATENADLATVLTEDPIFSAAYNSLQYMVPWAPFPGDSGLNAEQLLIDLRDTVLNGGDVATEVPATQDEINALIN, from the coding sequence ATGAAGAAATTTATTAAAGTTGCTGCAGCGGCTTTAGCATTAGCTGGAGCGGTTATGCCTGCTACAGCACCTATCGCTAGCGCGCAAGATAAAGTACAAATCGAATATTGGCATCCAAATGCAGATACTCAAGGTGGTCAAGCTGTTAACCAATTGGTTGAAGAATTCAATGCTTCTCAAGACGAAGTAGAAGTTCGCGCAGTTTACAATGAGGGTATGTATCAAGGTTTAATGCAAAACCTGCAAACACAAGCAGCTGCTGGTAACACTCCTGCTTTAGTTCAAATCGGCTGGTCTTACCGCGAATATTTCGCCAATAACTTTGCCTTCACACAACCTCAAGATATTATCGTTGCTTCATTCCCAGATGATGCTAACTACTTAACTGATAAATTCGAAGATAACATCTTTGCACTAGCAACGAGCAACGAAGGCTCACAAGTTGGTTTACCTTATTCACTATCAGTTCCTGTACTTTACTTGAACATGGATATCTTAAATGAAGCAGGCGTAGATGCTGAAAGCTTAACTACGTGGGAAGCTGTTCGCGAAGCTGCTAATCAAATCGTGGAAAACACCGATTATGAAGGCTTATACATCGCCGAACATGCGGATAACTGGAACATTCAAGCGATGATTGAATCTAACGGTTCGCAAATTCTTAAAGATGGTCAAGCTGCTTTTGCTGATGAGCAAGGTCAAGCAACTTACCAATTCTACCAAGACATGGTTAATGAAGGTAGCGCCCTACACGTACCTAACGACCAAGGTCAACAAGCATTTATCTCTGGTGAAGTTGGTATGGCTCACATGACTATTGCACAACGTACCAACGTTACGTCAAACGGACAATTTGAAGCCGTTGCTGTAGAATCTCCTGCTTTCGAAGGTCACGAACAGAAATTACCTGCAGGTGGATCTATGCTTGTCGTTACTGCTCAAGAACCAGAACAACAAGAAGCAGCTATGAAATTCATCAAATACTTGTACGAACCAAATAATGTTGCCTTATGGTCAGAAGGAACTGGTTACGTACCAGCAACAAAGGATGCGACTGAAAACGCTGATCTTGCGACTGTACTTACAGAAGACCCAATCTTCTCTGCTGCCTATAACTCACTGCAATACATGGTTCCATGGGCACCATTCCCTGGAGATTCTGGTCTAAACGCAGAGCAATTATTAATTGATCTACGCGACACAGTCTTAAATGGCGGAGACGTTGCAACAGAAGTTCCTGCAACCCAAGACGAAATCAATGCTTTAATTAACTAA